The sequence ATGTGAAGCCACAGATCTAAGCATGGCTGAGATAGAATAAGCCACAATGTAAACAAAGCCACTGGCTACAGCTGGGTGAGAAATGAGTGCAGATGCATTCAGACATTAAACATTTTACCATGCACTATGGCGTGTATAAGAAGACTTGTTTATTAAAGATTAAGATCTCATTAAAAGTGATATATAAATAATGGATTTTTATTATGCATTAAGTGAAATTTTGCTGTCATGGTTTAAAccatgggcggcacagtggcttagtgggtatcactgtcgcctcacagcaagaaggttctgggttcgatccccaggcggggcggtccgggtcctttctgtgcggagtttgcatgttctcccagtgtctgcatgggtttcctctgggagctctgttttcctcccacagtccaaaaacatgcagtcaggttaattggagacaccgaattgccctataggtgaatgggtgtgtaaatgtgtgtgtgtatgtgtgtctgccttgcgatggactgacgccccatccagggtgttactgtgtgccttgcgcccattgaaaaactgggataggctccagcaccccccagcgaccctgattggataagcggttaagaaagtgagtgagtgagtggtttaAACCATTGGTCCCTTTACATAAAGGGTCTCTTTAAAATAAGGTTGTTTTGACTGaccaatattaatattaatattaatattaataataataataataataataataataattcatttataagcgcctttcagAAAAACCAGAAGGACACTGTACAACACAGGCCTAAAAACAGCATGGAAATAATTAATAGTCAtacataactaaataaataaatacaaataaaataaccaGCAACAATCTATTTACTAAAACAAATTCAATAAAGCAAAACATAGCAATAAACAACAGAACAAGTAAATAAACAGATTAGTTGTAGGGAAGTGACGAGGTGACTGTCGAGCACGACCGACGGTGCAGTGGTAGGGAGTTGCACAGTTTTGGACCTGCAATGCTAAAAGCTCCATCACCGACAGTACGCGATCTAGAGGAGGGGACCGAAAGGAGCGCGAAGGGGAGTGTCTAACCAACAGATTAGTGAGATAAGGTGGAGCCAGGCCATTGagagatacagtggggccaaaaagtatttagtcagccactgatgtgcaagttctcctacttagaaagatgagagaggtctgtaattttcatcataggtacacttcaactatgagagacaaaatgagaaaaaaaaatccaggaaatcacactgtaggatttttaaagaatgtatttgtaaatcatggtggaaaataagtatttggtcaataacaaaagttcaactcaatactttgtaacataatctttgttggcaatgacggaggtcaaatgtttcctgtaagtcttcaccaggtttgcacacactgtagctggtattttggcccattcctccatgcagatctcctctagagcagtgatgttttggggctgtcgctgggcaacacggactttcaactccctccacaaattttctatggggttgaggtctggagactggctaggccactccaggaccttgaaatgctttttacggagccactccttcgttgcccgagcggtgtgtttgggatcatcgtcatgctggaagacccagccacgttccatcttcaatgcgcttactgatggaaggaggttttggcttaaaatctcacgatacatggccccgttcattcttcccttaacacggatcagtcgtcctgtcccctttgcagaaaaacagccccaaattATGATGCtatcacccccatgcttcacagtaggtatggtgttcttgggatgcaactcagcattcttcttcctccaaacacgacgagttgagtttttaccaaaaagttccattttggtttcatctgaccacatgatattctcccaatcctcttctggatcatccatatgctctctgtttgaggctgtggacaggtgtcttttatacagataacgaggtcaaacaggtgccattaatacaggtaacgagtggaggacagaagagcttcttaaagaagaagttacaggtcttgcttgtttgttattgaccaaatacttattttccaccataatttacaaataaattctttaaaaatcctacaatgtgatttcctggatttttttttctcattttgtctctcattgttgaagtgtacctatgatgaaaattacagacctctctcatctttctaagtaggagaacttgcacaatcagtggctgactaaatactttttggccccactgtaccagTAGAATACCAGCAGAAGGATTTTGTATTGGATGCGGAAATGAACCGGGAGCCAGTGCATTCGTCTGAGTCAGTGGCgataaaaattaaatggtcaaatatgtacagttgtgttaacattttattgactacaaatgcgttagaacacgttcatctcgaagacgagttcgttcagaatcagctacttatcacaaatcactgactcgaacttctcatacatatTTCATTGCtttgaaactcgccggtcattggataaatgccacgattttgttcCGCCCccgacgctgagcgtctctggggtgaatggagctgtgggcgggtctgaacgctgagcttctgcaagatgattgaaggatcagtcgaaaggctgaatcccgttttgattgacagctattttgagatctacaccgttacttaatcactgggagcttcagtcccagtttttagttttttttaataaaacaacttCCAGAGTGTGATtgtcaataaaacagaaaaaaaaaaaaattattgcatttttctgtgcagcccggtaataaatgactggTACCAGTTTGTAGCCCGGTGGTCGGGGACCACTGATCTAGATTACTTTGGCTTCTTCTGAGTCACGCCTTGCATTTTGGTGCTGTGATTGGTGGTTCTTTAGACTGACATTCTGGCTCAAACGTTGTCCACATTCTGTACACATTAAGggttctctcctgtgtgaagaCACATATGAGAGTTCAGATTTTCCATTTGGTTAGAGGAACTCAGACACACTTGGCATTCGAAGGGTTTTCCTCCAGAGTGAATGAGTTTGTGCTTCTTTAGCCTGTTAAGGTCATTAAAACCCTTCTCACAAGTATCTCACACAGATTTTTATGGACTGCTGTGTAACTTGAGGTGGTCGTTTTGTTTATGAAACCTCCTTAAACAGTCTGGTCAGCTGTATGGTTGTTTTTGCTTTAGATGATTCTGCTCATGCTCCAGTTTGGATGGCTTGGTTTGGATGGAGTCCTCGTGATGTTTAGCGTAGTGCCTCTTCAGCTCGATATCAGTGAAAAAATGTTTCCCGCACTCTGTACAGACAGTTTGTTTGGCTTTGTGTTCACACTTGTGATCTCCAGATTCAGGATCTGCTATAGCAAATTTCCCACATTGCTGGCACAGTTTATGAATCTGTTTGGCTCCGTGTTCCATTTCAGCATGTCTCTGAAAACTTAAAAAGTCATTGAAACGAACAGAGAACTTCTCAAAATCACAAACCTcagcttcatcacagcaccGGGCACAGCAGAACACTTTATGGTGTCGACGGAGGGAACAGGAAAGTGAGGCGTCGGTTTTACAATCtacacaccacaccacaactTTAAGCTGACGATCCTCCTTCAACACCGTGAAGAGGTTTTCATCCATGGATACATCAGAGTCTGTGTCCTTCTCATTCACATGTGGTTTCCACTCATCACACCTGTCCTGGTTCTCagattttctctttctttttgtttcgCTTTCCTCATCCGGCAGTTCAGTTTCTTCCTCACCGCTGGATACATCAGTTTCTGAGAATGTCTGCTCATAGCTTGGGTCTATGCCCTCATTCTCAGAGGACACAATCTTCACCAAAACCTGCAGAATACAGAAAGGCACCGGGGTTAGTATGGACGTCTCATGGTTCATTTTAGATACTTTACATAAAGTAGCATTCTAATAAAAGCTTATAATTAAATACCATTACTTTCTATGAACTCAGAACACTGCAGGTTTCAGCAACATTTCTCAAAAAATGGAAATACAAATAATGGCTCATTTAAATTAGGGCCGTCAAAGATTATTCAGTCAGTAAATGTCAGTAaaattcatttccaacagctgTGCTCGAGTCTAGAGAGCGGAACTAAAAAGCACTACAAAGAAGAAGCGCTGATTTGAAACTCAGCGCTTTATTTAGTGCATGAGTCAGCTGTGCATGCAGCCGCATCACAATCTCTAATCAGaactttatgtatttatatacacgattaggcataacattattaccactttcctaatattgtgttggttccccttttgctgcctaaacagccctgcaactgtaatgcactgtgtattctgacacctttctaccagaaccagcattaacttcttcatcagtttgagctacagtagctcgtctgttggatcggaccacacggaccagccttcgctcccctcgtgcatcaataagccttggctgcccatgaccctgtcgccggtttaccactgttccttctttggaccacttttgatagatactgaccactgcagaccgggaacaccccacaagagctggagttttggagatgctctgacccagtcatctagccatcacaatttggcccttgtcaaacttgctcaaatccttacgcttgcaacacatcaactttgaggataaaatgttaatttgcttCCTAATATAtcacacccactaacaggtgccgtgatgaagagataatcagtgatattcacttcacttgtcagtggtcataatgttatgcctatttatatttatttatgcatttaatttgtcttccgctgctggggatccctgattgcatctgaggaaggtatatttcctgctcacgccCAAGCTtactgcacaggtgcctctatctgcagtccttagcggaccccttctttttcacccAGGCTTACtacacaggtgcctctatctactaatcagggtccttgcacagcgttagaagaccccacccacatagtccggtcatcccaccctagcagacacggtagccagagtctgctgcaggcactaccaattatgcccgctagatgccgcccagtttcaaaccgaggagttcagaatctctgcgctggtgtgctagcggaatatcccactgcgccacctgggtgcttaCAATGTGAAGATTTTGAATCATGCTTCAGTATAAAGGTAAAACTCTGCTAACCATAATATAAATAGTGTTTTATGCAAACAAGATAAAACAATggtcaaaaaatatataaatatgactactttaaattaaatatttctaTTAAAGGGGCTAAGACCCCTTATCCCCCCTTTCCCACACACACCTTTGGTGCTAGGGCTGGTTATAGAATTAAGAAACACACACCTCTTCATCATTATCATATTTCACAGTAGGTTCTGCTTCAGGGTACAATTCTGCATCATTAGCAGAGGTAGGGTGACTTTTCCACTGTTTGTGGTATCCACAGCTCTGGCAGTCCTGAGTAACTGAAAACAGCCTCTCGTTGCCCTCTATAGTGATGCAGCACTCTCTGTGACACAGCCAGCAGAGCTGAAAGAGCTCCAGCAGACACTGTGTGTTCACCAATACATCACTAGTCCTGAAAAAGAAGAATTGTTTCTCACTGATAACTAAACAGAATGTGATGGTATTTAGGTATTTTGAATGCTTGTGTATTAGAATGACAACACATAAAACATATTAGGAACATGAAGAGGTACGGTTTACGTTAAATATGGGGCAATGGTAGCGAAACGGTTAAAATACTAAACAACTGATTTAAAAGCGTTcaagtggtgcagtggtctgcCAAACTAGCCCACtgccactgagatctggggtcaagtcacagctgtgctatcggccggctggGTGTCTACGTATACATGACTACGGTTATGTCTGGGTGGGTGGCCGAAGCCTTGCAATGGACTGTCGACCTGTGCAGAATGTTCCTGCCTGGCATAAGCCTGACCAGTGTGAAACGGTTGATGatcggaaggtcgctggtttaagccctcaccactgccaaatgCCACTGCTGGTGCCCTTAATCCTcgattgcttggattgtattcagtcacaattgcaaGTTACTTAGGATGAAAGCGTGTGCTAAATAGTGTAAATGTACAATACATAAGAGGGGAGTTTGCAGGTGGATTAAGTAGCTTACCTAAAAATACTAGATCCTTGCTGAGTTTGAAGACTCTTGACAGCTGTGTAGGACAACAAACTTTagtacacataattacacaagaAACGAAGTGTGTTCTACAGCATGTagctataaaaaaaatcattaaattctATGGAAATCCTCGCGTATACCATCATTACCTCATCATTaaaatttattaagatttttaacgtcatgttttacacactttggttgcataatgacaagattcatcagttcaagtctttaatatcaaacacagtcatggacaatttcatatctccaaataacctgactgcacgtctttgaactgtgggaggaaactggagctcccagaataagaacccacgcagacacggagaacatgcaaactccacacagaaaggacccagactgccccacctggggatcgaacccaagaccttcttgctatgaggcgacagtaatactcaccgagccaccatggtgctcaaatattcatttaaaaaataaaaaataaaaaccctaTATTTTCTAAAGGCCTTGTATACGTGTTACATCTGTAGACATGAGGAATCAAGTTCATTTTACCTACCTTTGGGCCAGGATTTCTCTTCCAGCTCAGAACACAATGAGAGTGAAGGTGTGGTTGCTTTTTCAGGTGGTACCTTTAAGATAATAAAAGCAAAACTCATCAGATAAATAAGAATGTGAGTTAAATATCAGACTGTGTGTCATCTTCCAGGTTGACAGTACTGGCTCTGTGGAAAAACGAGTCAGTATGCCAGCGGACCCTAGCAAGCCATTGTGCAAAATTTAACCTGTCAGGACAAGACAGTGCCATTAGTTAGGTTCCATGTTTAAGGTATTTGTTAAACTGTTAAATGCTTGAATGATGGGTGGTTTAGGTCAGGGTTTATCAAAAAAAATTTTAagagacccacattttgtccataatTTTTTGCACAACACAGGCAACACAATGCATATTACTCTCGCTATACAAGATgtgacataaagcctccacaagatgGCGTtcacgtacaagtttatttgtttgtttgtttgttttattaggattttaacgtcatgttttacactttggttacattcatgacaggaacggtagtcactcattacacaagattcatcagttcacaaggttttatCATAGTCTTGGGCAATtaagtgtcttcaattcacctcacttgcatgtctttggactgtcagaGAAAACCAAagcccggaggaaacacacacggacacggggagaacatgcaaacacagaaaggacccagaccatgccacctggggatcgaacccaggaccttctttctgtgaggtgaccTTGGCTCAAACCCTGGTTTAGGTGAGAGGTTACCTAGAATGTCTTGCACTATTCATACTACTTGTTTACATTTTGTAGTGTTACAGCATAATTTGACATTTTTGTCATCTACTTTCAccgcatttacagcatttagcagaggcttctattcaaagcgacttacaatggtgacagtatacaatgcaAAGCCCAATAAAGGGCTAAAAGCCTTGCctgggggcccaacagtggcaacataaCCCAACAACAAAGTAACAACAAGATGAAAATGTAACAAAAACTGATGAAGTAGAAAAGCAAATTGAACATGGGCTgttgagggtgccaatactttcaGATGGCACATCCTCCGAGGAATGTCATAGCACCATCAGTCCTCTGAAGATCGGAGCAGAAAGTGTTCAGTAACTTAGCTGTTGAGCTACTCCTGCTCTTTCTTGACCTCATTCAtcttgaactttgacccagtttgccgctgaccttttcaaagctcctccaatgagacaaactgtttgatatgatgcagTAAAACAAATAATGCTGAACATAAACAAAGCTCAAGTTGACTTAATGTATGAAAACATCGaacaaggaatttcattagtggagagaacttatgaacggtaataattaagagaagtttaatgTTCCCATGTCATTCTTTGAATACATTAAATcacattaaggtttttttttttaacactatgAGCATTGTAGACAGGAAAGTTGATTCTAACAATTTCTCAGCCCTTAAAGGCACCCTTAGAACATGTAATGAAAGTATGACATTGCTGACTATTAACCCCAATACGAGTCACATTAATGCCACAGGATCCACATGGGACTAATATCAGGTCTAATGCTGTAAGACCTTTACATTTTGAGCCACATCAGTTTATAAACTTTACTGAaacttttaaaagaaaacagctGCATTTGGCTATTTCTTAAGAAAAATGTTCTAAAATGCCAaagctttaataaaaaaaatcatacaaaATCATTTCCAAGAAGAAAGGCTAAAAAGGCCAGACTAATGATGTCATTGTGTCTGCACTGAGCCAGAGACTGGAACTCCCCACCTCCTGCAGTTTCTCCTCCAGAAATAATCCTGCAGTCTAAAGGAATCAGATCACTGTAATAGTACACATCACCAGGTAATAGGTGGTAGAAAATAAATAGACAATAACAATGACAATGTATCAAGGTGAGAATAAGATCCTCTTTGCTACAACCTGTTAAAAGACttcaaatgaataaaacatggACAAACTTCTTAGCAAAAAGAACAATGGTCACATGTCTGAAGAATAGCTGCCAACTGTCCAAAATGTTTTCACTTACATCACCTTTGTATCATGTCAGTGTCGTGGTTTGGACCAGCCTGACCCACGTtagtgtacactatatggccaatgGTATGTGGACCATAAGTGTGAGGAAAATTCCTTCCTAAGCCATGGATATTATTGTTAGGGTTATAACAGACTCCTTTCTAttgaaaaggctttccacaagatttgggAATATGTCTAAGGGGATTTGTAACAATTTAAAGCCCATCTTTaaaatcaggcactgatgtcgCATGAGACCTGGCTTACAGTCGACATTCTAGTGTATCCcaaaattgtaattgtaattggTTTAAGGTCTGGAGTCTGTgtattcctccacaccaaactatgtctttatggTCTTTGGTTTGTATActgggattattattattattattattatttaaggggaGTCTGTGTGGCCCCAGGGTCTGTGTGGccgatttttattattatttacagagagtctgtgtggctctgggtcTGAGTGGCCCCCAattattgatatttactgagagtctgtgtggctctgggtctgtgtggcccccatttattgatatttactgagagtctgtgtggcccccatttattgatatttactgagagtctgtgtggctctgggtctgtgtggcccccatttattgatatttactgagagtctgtgtgggcccccatttattgatatttactgagagtctgtgtggctctgggtctgtgtgacccccatttattgatatttactgagagtctgtgtggcccccatttattgatatttactgagagtctgtgtggctctgggtctgtgtggcccccatttattgatatttactgaAAGTCTGTGTGGCccccatttattgatatttactgagagtctgtgtggctctgggtctgtgtggcccccatttattgatatttactgagagtctgtgtggctctgggtctgtgtggcccccatttattaatatttactgagagtctgtgtggcccccatttattgatatttactgagagtctgtgtggctctgggtctgtgtggcccccatttattaatatttactgagagtctgtgtggcccccatttattgatatttactgagagtctgtgtggctctgggtctgtgtggcccccatttattaatatttactaagagtctgtgtggcccccatttattgatatttactgagagtctgtgtggctctgggtctgtgtggcctccatttattgatatttactgagagtctgtgtggcccccatttattgatatatactgagagtctgtgtggctctgggtctgtgtggcccccatttattgatatttactgagagtctgtgtggctctgggtctgtgtgacccccatttattgatatttactgagagtctgtgtggctctgggtctgtgtgacccccatttattgatatttactgagagtctgtgtggcccctatttattgattttttctgagagtctgtgtggcccctatttattgatatttactgagagtctgtgtggctctgggtctgtgtggcccccatttattgatatttactgagagtctgtgtggctctgggtctgtgtgacccccatttattgatatttactgagagtctgtgtggctctgggtctgtgtgacccccatttattgatatttactgagagtctgtgtggcccctattt is a genomic window of Trichomycterus rosablanca isolate fTriRos1 chromosome 4, fTriRos1.hap1, whole genome shotgun sequence containing:
- the LOC134311958 gene encoding LOW QUALITY PROTEIN: zinc finger protein 620-like (The sequence of the model RefSeq protein was modified relative to this genomic sequence to represent the inferred CDS: inserted 1 base in 1 codon; substituted 3 bases at 3 genomic stop codons), translated to MPTCAVQGCGGTRATLHRVPLRNSQRKNQWLAAINNPNYDENTPSETLRNIRVCSRHFKPQDFKQDLKSELLGTKPRTELQEDTIPSIFPWTICDGTQYTERSRKRSRVKVPPEKATTPSLSLCSELEEKSWPKAVKSLQTQQGSSIFRTSDVLVNTQCLLELFQLCWLCHRECCITIEGNERLFSVTQDCQSCGYHKQWKSHPTSANDAELYPEAEPTVKYDNDEEVLVKIVSSENEGIDPSYEQTFSETDVSSGEEETELPDEESETKRKRKSENQDRCDEWKPHVNEKDTDSDVSMDENLFTVLKEDRQLKVVVWCVDCKTDASLSCSLRRHHKVFCCARCCDEAEVCDFEKFSVRFNDFLSFQRHAEMEHGAKQIHKLCQQCGKFAIADPESGDHKCEHKAKQTVCTECGKHFFTDIELKRHYAKHHEDSIQTKPSKLEHEQNHLKQKQPYSXPDCLRRFHKQNDHLKLHSSPXKSVXDTCEKGFNDLNRLKKHKLIHSGGKPFECQVCLSSSNQMENLNSHMCLHTGEXPLMCTECGQRLSQNVSLKNHQSQHQNARRDSEEAKVI